One genomic window of Anaerolineales bacterium includes the following:
- a CDS encoding glycosyltransferase, with protein MRIACIATSNVPSRTANSVQAMKVCQAFTQMDHEVRLWLPGRTPDMSWEGLSRHYGLREQFEVTWMHSLRRGRRYDFCLRAVQAARRWKAHVFYLWPLQAAALASSLGYPSILELHDRPQGRLGPFLFQRALRGSGLKRVLPITAALENYLAEKYDTTLEGPFSIVSPMGVDLERYQDLPPAEEARRALNLRGSVTVGYTGHLYPGRGIELLFELARLNPYLAFVWAGGEPAAIERWRKKLRDAEIENVQLLGFVPNERLPLVHAACDLFLMPYARRISVSSGGDTARFASPMKVFEYFAARRAIISSDLPVLREVLNESNSLLVPPEDVQAWHSALQKLVSDSALRDKLAEQAGLDASKYSWRRRAQNALAGIEV; from the coding sequence ATGCGTATTGCTTGCATCGCAACTTCAAACGTACCTTCCAGGACTGCAAATTCTGTCCAGGCGATGAAGGTTTGCCAGGCCTTCACCCAAATGGATCACGAAGTTCGTTTGTGGCTGCCGGGTCGAACCCCGGATATGTCCTGGGAAGGGTTATCCCGGCATTATGGATTGCGGGAACAATTCGAAGTCACCTGGATGCATTCCTTACGGCGCGGCCGCAGGTACGATTTCTGCCTTCGAGCGGTCCAGGCGGCACGGCGCTGGAAAGCGCATGTCTTCTATCTCTGGCCGCTGCAGGCGGCGGCTTTGGCTTCGTCGCTCGGTTACCCATCCATACTCGAACTTCACGACCGCCCGCAGGGCAGGTTGGGGCCTTTTCTGTTCCAGCGTGCGCTGCGCGGATCCGGGCTGAAGCGCGTGCTGCCTATCACCGCGGCATTGGAAAATTATCTGGCGGAGAAGTACGACACGACCTTGGAGGGGCCTTTCTCGATCGTCTCTCCGATGGGAGTGGATTTGGAACGCTATCAGGATTTACCCCCCGCCGAAGAGGCTCGACGCGCTCTGAATCTGCGAGGATCGGTAACGGTAGGCTATACCGGACACCTTTACCCCGGCCGCGGTATCGAGTTATTATTTGAACTTGCCCGTCTCAACCCATACCTGGCCTTCGTGTGGGCGGGTGGAGAGCCGGCGGCAATCGAACGCTGGCGGAAAAAGCTTCGGGATGCCGAAATCGAAAACGTACAGCTGCTGGGCTTTGTCCCCAACGAGCGTTTGCCCCTCGTTCATGCTGCGTGCGATCTCTTTCTCATGCCCTACGCCCGGCGGATATCCGTGAGCAGCGGCGGTGACACTGCCCGCTTCGCCAGTCCGATGAAAGTCTTCGAATACTTCGCCGCCAGGCGGGCGATTATTTCGAGCGATCTGCCGGTTTTGCGAGAGGTGCTGAACGAGTCCAATTCACTTCTGGTTCCCCCGGAAGACGTGCAGGCCTGGCACAGCGCTTTGCAAAAGTTGGTCTCGGACTCGGCACTCCGGGACAAGCTCGCCGAACAAGCAGGTCTGGATGCGAGCAAATACTCCTGGCGTCGACGAGCCCAGAACGCGCTCGCTGGAATAGAGGTATAG